The nucleotide sequence CGACGCGATCGATTGAAGCCGCTAGCCGCCGCATGGAGACGATGCCCTGCGGCGGCGGTTCGCCCTTAGCTCATGCGTTTACGCAGGCCATTCGCATGGGCTTGAACGAGATGTCGGCGGGGGATGTGGGTGAAGTCATGGTGGTGGCGCTGACGGACGGTCGCGGCAATATTCCCCTCAGCCGATCGCTCGGCACCGCCCTCGATCCCGACGAAGAAAAGCCCGATCTCAAACAGGAGTTGCGGGATATTGCGACCAAAATGCGAGCGCTGGGCTTTAAGTTCCTGCTGGTCGATACCCAAAGTCGGTTTGTCAGTAGCGGCTTCACCAAAGAGCTCGCGAATTTGGCAGGCGGCAAGTATTTCTACATTCCTCGGGCGAACGATGCGGCGATCGCCGCCACAGTGCGAGAGACCTTCACTAACCTGTAATACCTGGTGGAAATTGGGGAGAACAGGCCAACGAGTCCAAGCGATTGCTCGTCTTAAATTGCATCGCTGTAAAATCCTCAAGAAGTAGCAGTATATCTAGATGCGGTGTTAGAAGATTGCAATCCTGAAGAATTGCGGCTGGCATTGCAGAATGTTGCTGAAGCGCCGATGAAGGCTTGGGTCGAGCTGGCCCTCTATCATGAGGATAGTTGCTGGCATGAGGATAGTTGCTGGCATTCATTTGAGGAAATCATGCAAAGCGATCGAACGATAGATCGACGTCTAACTACTCTCGAACAAACGGTAGCAAATTTACAGCAACATATAGGGGTCCCTCAACCCACATCAAGTAATTGGCTAGAAATCGTCATGGGCTCTGTTTCCGATGAATCGGCGTTTCTCGAAGCATTGGAATATGGCCGGCAGATGCGCGAAGCCGATCGACCCAATGACCGAGATGATGAGGATTTGTGAAATATCTTCTCGATACCGACCATATCAGCATTTTGCAACGTAGAGCAGGGCCGGATCGTGCTGCGTTGCTGGCTCGGCTTACCGACCACCCAATCTCAGACCTTGCTTTCTTCATTGTCAGTTTTCACGAGCAAGTTCTTGGAGCTCACACACTTATCACCCGCACCCAAAATGCTGCAGATGTAATTCGCGGATATCGACTCCTTTCAGAAATCCACAAGGGATTTTCAGCGGCTCCAGTACTGCCTTTTAACTCACAGGCTGTGGAAATCTTTAAATCCCTACGCTCGCAACAGGTTCGGGTAGCCACGATGGATTTGCGCATTGCTGCGATCGCCTTATCGAACAACCTGATATTGCTTACGCGGAATGTGCGCGATTTTGGCAAGGTTCCGGGTTTAGTCAGTGAAGATTGGACGGCGTGAAAAAGTGTCTAACTTGAGGGCGATCGCCAATGGGGAATCCCTCGATAATTTGACCTATTTTTATACAAATATTGAGAGCTTGAGGGTAAACACCGAGCCTTCATAATTCCCACGATCGCTAAGTGAGGGAAAGCTGGGGCTGCCGTAGAAATGACCGGAAGCGACTGTCATGGTGCAGACCTATTGGATTGCGTTGGCCTGGTTATTCGGGCTGCTCTCGCGATCGCTCTGGTGGGGCTGGCTGTGGATCTTGGCGATCGCCGCGATCGCTGCTGTCAGTCACATTCGCAAGCCTCGTTTGGCAAGAACTTACATCGCTGCCGGTCTGATTGGATGTTTGGCCTGGGCCTATATCGGCCTGCGAACCCCTACACCGTCCCCCTTCGATATCAGTACCCGCGCCCCGCAACCCAATGCCACTGTCGTCGGTCAGGTCGAAACCGTGCCCCGTCAAACCCGCTCGGGTCGCCAGCAACTGTGGTTGCGAACGGAGAACTATCGCTCCCCCCACCGGAGTGGGTCCGCCATCGCCAGTCGGCTTTACGTCACCTATCCGCTGCAGGAGGAGCTCCCGAATTTACTGCCCGGTCAAAGGCTGGAATTAACTGGATTTCTGTATCGCCCCAGCGGCGCGCAGAATCCGGGGGGCTTTGATTTTCAAGCCTATTTGGCTCGCCACAATGCGTTTGCGGGGTTGAGCGCGCGCCAGGTAGCGATTGTCGATCCCGATGTGCAATGGGGGGGATGGCTGCTGCGCCAGCGAATTGTGGATGCGTTTGTGGCAGGGTTGGGCGATCGCCTCGGGGCCTTATTGGGGGCTTTAGTGTTGGGCTCTGCTGCCAGCCAGGTGCCCTTCGATCTTCAAGATGCTTTTCGCGAGGTGGGTTTGGCTCATACGATCGCGGCCTCCGGCTTTCACGTCGCTTTGTTATTGGGCATTGTGTTGGCGATCGCGCGATCGCGACCGGTGCGACAACAGCAGGTTATCGCGATCGCCAGCTTGCTGGCCTATGTAACTCTGACAGGGGGCAGCCCGTCTGCGTGGCGAGCCACAATCGCGGGGGTGGCTGTGGCGCTTTCGCAGGAGTTGGAAACTACTGGGCGACGCTTGCAGCCCTTGGGGTTTCTGTTGGCGACAGCGGTTCTACTCACCCTCTTCAACCCCCTCTGGATTCGCGATTTGGGGTTTCAGCTCAGCTTTGCAGCCACGGCAGGGCTGCTGGTCAGCGCGCGCCCCATCCAAACTTGCTTGGAGTTCTTGCCGCCAGCGATCGCCCAAGCGATTGCGACGCCGCTCGCCGCTACTCTGTGGACTTTGCCCTTGCAACTGGCGGTGTTTGGCAAAGTATCCACTTATTTTCTCGTAGCTGCACTCCTCACGAGTCCGCTGACTATTGCAGCCGTGGCAGCAGGCATGGTAATAGCTGCGATCGCCCTCGTGCTGCCGCCCTTGGGTGCTGTGGCGGTTTGGCCACTGCAGTTTTTGCTCCAACCAATGGTGGGATTCGCCCAGTGGATAGCAAGTTGGCCCAGTCCGTCTATTGATACGGGAACGGCTTCGGTACTGCAATGTGTAGGACTGTATGGCGTCATGCTTCTCCTGACGTTTGGCAACCGTTGGTGGCCGAGATTGCGATTGAGTACTTTACAGCGCACTGCTATGGGGGTGGCAGGCGCGATCGTCATTCTGGTTGCCATCCCTGTCTTGTGGCCCAAGCCGCCACTGCAAGTGATCGCTCTCGCTGCCGAGACTCCTGTCTTCATCGCCCGTAGTGCTAACCAGACCGCACTCATCAATAGCGGTTCTGCCCAAACCGTGCAGCAGGTGGTGCTACCCTTTTTGCGCCGGGAAGGGATTCGCCACATCGATCGCGCTTTTGCTCTCGCTGACGGCAATGCCAATCATGGCTGGTCGGAGTTGGCCCAAAGCGTCCCCATCAGCGAGATTTGGACTCCAGAGCGATTTGCGATCGCCAGTGCAGCGGCTGCCAATCTCAATTGCTTGCAGCAGTCGGGGACGGAGTTGCATGGCTGGGCTGAGGGGACAGCGGTAACTATAGGTTCGACCGAATGGGAGTTGGTGGGCGATCGGGCCCTCAGCTTTGCGGTTGCCGGTCAGCGAGGCCTGTTGGTCGGGACGCCGATTCCTGCGATCGATCGCCTGTTGCGTTCCCATGCCAGTCTCATCCCAATCGATTGGCTGTGGTGGGATGGCTCGTCACTGTCGCCAGACTGGTTGGAAAAACTGCAATTGCGAGGTGGGGTGGTGGGCGGCCAAAGTCTTCATCCCGGCAATTCTCAACGGTTTACCCAAAACGACATTCCCCTGCTGTGGACCGATCGGGTCGGGGCCGTGTTGTGGCAGCCGCAGGAGATTCGTCTAACCCGACAAGATTTTGATTAGTCCGTAGCGCTAGCAAAGCTATACCAATCCCAGATGATTCTGGAGAACGGGGTGAGCCAAAACCCTTGCTATGACTAGGGTGATTCTTCAATCTCACTGAGGTTTGGTATAGCCCTCTTCTGTCAAGTCAGTCATAGTGGAGCAAAAGTTCATCATACAAATGGCGTGGAGAAAATTTCATCACAAGCCTCAAATGCTTATGGTATAGCAGCTAGAGTTTTTATTCTTATTCATAAGGTATGAAGCGGGAACGCTTAGCCCGCATGGCATCGATAGGGCCGTTTAGTTCAATTTGAAGTACGTATTTGTATAAGTATAAGTATAGTAAGGCACTAAGGGCTTGATTCTGAGTTGACGCAGCAACTTTTTCATTCACCGCCAAATAGCTCAGGAAGGCTTCGATCTCTGCCGTTTCCTCTCGGGGGTGCCGCTTGTTGTGAAACAGGATAAAGCGACGAATCCAATGAACGTACGACTGTTCGGTGCGGTAAGAGTAGTGCTTCATGCGGATGGAGTCTCTGACTCGATCCAATAGTTTTTGGGGAGGGGGTGGTATAGGCGACAGCTCGATCCAGTCCGGCTAATTATCTTTTCCGGCATATTAGGCGGACAAAACGCCACTTTCGGACCGAAAATTCACTGAAATATTCCGCCTAAACACCCATCTAAGGGGTATTATGCGGAATATTTCTCTCTAATCACCTTCCTCAGGGGTATTATGCGGAATGGGTCCGTCTATTAAATAGTTAGGTCGGGCTCAAAATTGTATCTGCCAATACTCAAAATCAAGATGGCATAAGATTATCGGATTGAAGTGAATCGGTAGTTGGCTGTTTTTGGAAATCCGCTATTCCAAGGAAGTATGTTGTGAGGCAGTACAGTCACATAATCAAATTTAGTAGACTGAAGGCATTGATTGGGACTGAGGTAACTTAATGATCCTTGAAACCGACCGACCAATACAACAGAAACCCCTGAGCTTTGACGAATTTCTCGCCCATTATGGTGGTGATAAGCGCTATGAACTGATCGATGGAGAGGTCTTTGACTTGGAACCAACAGGCAAACATGAAGAAGTTGCCGCCTTCATCACTACAAAAGCCTGTGTTCAGATCGACAGAGCAGGCTTACCTTGGTTTGTTCTTCAGCGAGGACTACTTCGTCCTTCTAATGCTGTTATGACAGCATTTCGGCCTGATGTCGCAGTCGTCGATCGCGCAGAACTTTCCAAAGAACTACTCTGGTCTGAGCAGTCAATCATAACGAGAGGCAGTTCGATTAAATTTGTGGTGGAAGTCGTTAGT is from Synechococcus sp. PCC 7336 and encodes:
- a CDS encoding type II toxin-antitoxin system VapC family toxin, producing MKYLLDTDHISILQRRAGPDRAALLARLTDHPISDLAFFIVSFHEQVLGAHTLITRTQNAADVIRGYRLLSEIHKGFSAAPVLPFNSQAVEIFKSLRSQQVRVATMDLRIAAIALSNNLILLTRNVRDFGKVPGLVSEDWTA
- a CDS encoding ComEC/Rec2 family competence protein, coding for MVQTYWIALAWLFGLLSRSLWWGWLWILAIAAIAAVSHIRKPRLARTYIAAGLIGCLAWAYIGLRTPTPSPFDISTRAPQPNATVVGQVETVPRQTRSGRQQLWLRTENYRSPHRSGSAIASRLYVTYPLQEELPNLLPGQRLELTGFLYRPSGAQNPGGFDFQAYLARHNAFAGLSARQVAIVDPDVQWGGWLLRQRIVDAFVAGLGDRLGALLGALVLGSAASQVPFDLQDAFREVGLAHTIAASGFHVALLLGIVLAIARSRPVRQQQVIAIASLLAYVTLTGGSPSAWRATIAGVAVALSQELETTGRRLQPLGFLLATAVLLTLFNPLWIRDLGFQLSFAATAGLLVSARPIQTCLEFLPPAIAQAIATPLAATLWTLPLQLAVFGKVSTYFLVAALLTSPLTIAAVAAGMVIAAIALVLPPLGAVAVWPLQFLLQPMVGFAQWIASWPSPSIDTGTASVLQCVGLYGVMLLLTFGNRWWPRLRLSTLQRTAMGVAGAIVILVAIPVLWPKPPLQVIALAAETPVFIARSANQTALINSGSAQTVQQVVLPFLRREGIRHIDRAFALADGNANHGWSELAQSVPISEIWTPERFAIASAAAANLNCLQQSGTELHGWAEGTAVTIGSTEWELVGDRALSFAVAGQRGLLVGTPIPAIDRLLRSHASLIPIDWLWWDGSSLSPDWLEKLQLRGGVVGGQSLHPGNSQRFTQNDIPLLWTDRVGAVLWQPQEIRLTRQDFD
- a CDS encoding phage integrase N-terminal SAM-like domain-containing protein; this translates as MDRVRDSIRMKHYSYRTEQSYVHWIRRFILFHNKRHPREETAEIEAFLSYLAVNEKVAASTQNQALSALLYLYLYKYVLQIELNGPIDAMRAKRSRFIPYE
- a CDS encoding Uma2 family endonuclease, which translates into the protein MILETDRPIQQKPLSFDEFLAHYGGDKRYELIDGEVFDLEPTGKHEEVAAFITTKACVQIDRAGLPWFVLQRGLLRPSNAVMTAFRPDVAVVDRAELSKELLWSEQSIITRGSSIKFVVEVVSSNWQNDYARKVEDYAALGIPEYWIADYAGLGGIRHIGKPKQPTLSICTLVDEEYEIQLLRGNETIASATFPGLNLTAEQVLKADR